The Winogradskyella schleiferi genome contains the following window.
AGCATTCGCTTCCAATTCATGGTCGATAACTTTTGATGCAAAAGGATTAGGGTTCTCGACATCAATCTCTACTTTGTAGATTGATTTTTCACCATGTCCTGTGGCAATGACTTCAACCGTGTTGATGCCTTTTGCTTTGGTAACATCCAATTCAAAATAGACCATTTTTTCATCTGGTTTATCGAATTTAAGTGATTGTGACGATTCGCCTTTAACGGTAATACCATCACTTAATTTTAAAGATAGGTTGACGTTTTTCACTTTATTTTCCATGGCAAAAACGGTAACAGGTAGCGTTACTTTTTCACCAGGACTCAGTTTACGTGGTAACGTTGCCAAGACCATCAACGGTTGTTTAACCTGAACCGATTTATCCGTACTTCCATAAGCTTCTGTTGCATTGTTACCAGCAACGACCATCGCTCTAACCGCTCCTATATAATTTGGCATTTTAAGCTGATGTGTTTTCGTTTTCCCTTTGTCCAACAGGAAAGGTCCTAAATAAGTGACAACAGGTTTAAAACGATTCGCTTTTTTGTTTTTTCCGCCAGTAGCACTTCCATCACCACCAATGGCAAAAACTTGGTCAATACTGCCAGAATAAGCGCCAACAACATCATCAAAAATATCCCAGGTTTTTACGCCTAAAGCTTCACGTGCATAAAAACTATCCCAAGCATTCGGTGTTTTAAAACGTGTTAAATCCAATAAGCCTTCTTCAACAACCGCAATGGTATAGGTCATCGCTTTATTGTTTTTTTCAGACACTTTTATCTCGTAAGATTGCTCTGGACGAATGACATCTGGCATACTGATTTGTGGTTCTAATTTTGTTGAAGGATCTTCAACCATCATAGGAATAACGCCATATAAACGAATCGGCAAATCGTTGGAGGTAATGGCATGCGGTTGCAATAACGAAATATTGATGAATACGTTTGGTGCCATTTCAGCGGTTACAGGAATATCGATGGTGGTTTCGCCAGGAACAGTTTTTACCCATTGATGCTGCAACACTTCAGACCCATTTTCAATACTTACTAAAGCGCGACCTTCAGAGCCAGAAGGGAAGGTTAATTTTGCGGTGTCGCCCACATTATAATTTTCCTTATCAGTTGAAAAGACCAACATTTTAGCAGCTTCCTTGTCACCCGAAGGATTCGTGGACCACCAATTTTTATAGAAATAAGCCGTTCTTCCTGTAGCATGGCCACTAACAGGGTCCACAACTCTAATTAGATAACGTCCACGTTCGTCTTCAGGAATTTTTAGTTTGAAATTCGCTTTACCATTCGCATCTGTATTCACGGAAAACGTCTGTACAGGTCTATGGTAATTACTCGACACATAACTGGCTAAATCGTCATATGAGGAATTCCACCACCAGCGCCATTCCACTTTATAAACTTTCACTTCTAGATTCTCTCGTTGAAAGGGTTTGCCTTCTGCAGTTACAGTAGCAATATCGAAGGTGTGATTTTCATCTGTAAAATACGAACCATAATTATTGCCTTTTGGTGATTGTAAGCCCACAAAACTTTCATAAGGTGCGTAAGGCATTGAAAATGCATCCAGTGAAAAATCGCCGCCATTTTCAAAGGCCCTTACTAAAAATTGAGCGGTTAACATGCCTGGTGCATTTTTACCAATATTCAATTTTTGATTGATTTTGGCATTTCCATCGGCATCTAAATTACCTTCAAATACATTGGTTTCTTCAGAATTGAATTTTCGGGTTGGATCATTGAACACGTAATCTTTATAACCTTTAAAACTGGTATTGGTTGCTGTGAATTTTGCTTTTATTTCAGCTTTTAAGTTTTTTGCTGGTGCGCCGTGTAACCAAGTGACATTTAAGTCGCCTTGAAGTGGTTTGTTGTTGGTTAGAATCTCATCTTCAAAATCGATTTTAATTTTTAGACGGTTAGGTTTTACAGTTTCAATTTTTAAACTTTTTGAAAATGTAGCGCCACCAACAGAAACCTTAGCGTTGTAGTTTCCGGTTTTATAATCCGTTGAGGTGTTTACCGTGAAATCATAGAAATTATTAAGGTTATTTGTGGAGACTTTTCTGTATACCAATTTGCCAACAGGATCTGTGATTTCCAATTTCACAGGATGGCGTTTTGGTAATTTGTTGGCCATATCATTCAACATAAATGTTAAAAACAAACTATCTCCTGGTCGCCAAACACCGCGCTCTGCATAAATATAACCTTTGAGTCCACGTTGTAAGCGGCTTCCGGATACATCAAACTTGCTCAACGATAACGAATTACCATCTTGTAATTTTACATAACTGACATTACTACCTTTGGTGGCAATGGCAAATGCAGCTCGATTTTTTGCATCGATTTTTATAATCCCTTCTTTGTTGGTGATACCATCTGCCAATTCTTGTTGTTGGTAATTGTATAATGTGATTTTTGTGCCACTTTCTGGACTCGTTGTAAGAATATTGGTTACAGCGAATAAATAGTTGTTATCGCTACCTTGCTTGGCAATAACGCCAAGGTCTGAGCTGATTAGGTTTTGCGAAACCACACGGTTTCCGTAATTAAAATAAGAGTCTGTACAAGGATTGTCTCGATCTCTCCAACGGTAATTGGTGTTTCTGTAGCTGTAATTTAGATTATCCCAATAGCGCTCTTCTTGTAAGTTTTCTTCTTCTTCAGTTAGCTCCTCTGCGGCTAGATAATCGTCACCATAATAATCATCATAATAGTCGTCGTCTTCAATAGTTGTGGTTTCAGCATTCGAAGCGCAATCGTATAAAGAATAGCTCTTTTTGAAGCTCAATTCCACTCTGTAAATCGCTCCAGGATCTGCTTTTAGATAATTTGATAGATCAATGCTATAAGCTTTCCACTTTCCAGTATTTTGATTTTCTTCTTGAATCAAAGTGATGGTCTCTTTGGCGATACGTCTTCCTACTTTTTTGATGGCGTATTGATCGCCACTATTAATATTGTAATCTTGTAAAAATTGAAGCACATTATCATCAAATATTTTAATGATCCTTACATCAACCTTACTGAGGTTTACCGCTTCAAAATTGAATTTTAAGTTTTTTGAATTTGGAAGAATACTGCCGTTGCTGATGAGTCTGACTTCAGGCTTTAATTCTTCAAAAGTCAGGATTTCTGAAAATGGTTTTTTCAACTTGAAACCATCAGTGTTTTTGATGCCTTTAAATACATCGACTTGAATGTCACCAACTAATTTGGTGTCTGGATACACTCTTAACACATTGCCGTCCACAATATATTTCGGGTTTTTAATACCTTGAAGCGACACTAAACCAGCGAAATTTTGCTGCTTTACCAAGGGGTCCGAAAAGTTAAGTGATAAAAATTGCTCAGGACTTTGAACCACCTCAGTATTTACAATAGTAAAGTTGTTTTTTCCTGGAATAGTTATAAAATTTTCGCCTTTAGTTTCTGCTTTTATAGCATCACCATCCCATTTGATATCAATTTTACTGTCCTCAACCAATCTATTGATACTATCGATTTTAAACTCGAAGAATTTTGAATTTTCATTGGCTTCATTCCACACTAAACTCAACGATTTTGAATTTTGCGAAGCCGATACTAATTTTTTAGCATTGGCTAAGGATATAACATCAGCAGATCGTAATTGGGCAAACATGTATTGCCATTCTTTACTGTACGATTGTATATTTTGAGTGGTAATATTGAAACTTGGTGTAATGGTTTTGAATTGAAAGGTGTAATCCTCAAACTCCTTTGGTATGCTTTTATAAATCTCACCTAAACTAACATTTACCGTATATTCCATAGCTGGTTCGAGGTTCTCATCTGGTGTAAAGAGCAGCGTGTGATTGTTCATGGCTTTTAATTGCCCTTGAACATGAGGTGTTATTTTAATAAGTTCCGTTGGTAAGGTTTTATCCATTTCCCATCCATTAACGGTATCTGAAAGACTAATTTTTATTGGGTCTGCCACAGACACCAAGCCTGAAGTGGTGTAACTAATATAATCTCTATACTTAAAAATATTATCGGTTTCAATAGGTGTATCCTTACAAGAAAATGCAAAAAGTAGAATAAAGGGTAGGAGGAGGTGCTGTCTGATATTCATGGTGTTGATGGCTTTAAAAGTAAAACTTCGATTAAAAGGATGGGTAGGTGCATTCTTGTTAAATAAGTACGGCAATTTTCAAAGGTTTAGACTTTGGCTTGTTGTTAAATTGTTCTTAAAGTTAAGAATTATGCTTAGATGAGGTAAGGAAATTGGAATGGTTTTATTAAAGGAAATATAGATTTCAATATTTCTATCGGAATAGGTTATTTTAAACCTACAGTTGTAAGTTTTGGCGTGTTGATTCATCTTTTAAACGCTTCCAAAGAAGGGAAACTATTACGAAAATGATATATGGAAAAAAGTTATTATTTTTAATAGTTTTCAATTGACTTTAAGGCTCAAGAATCACAATTAAGAATGCTTATTTATAATACCTAAAAGAAATGCTTGTAATAGATTTGTTTAAAGCCGTTACATAAAAGTAACGGCTTTTGTATGTGTTATGTTTACTATAAATTCATTTTTATTGGTAGTTTAAAAATTGATTACACACTCGTCCATAATCAAAAATCGTCACTACGTTTTTTAGCTATAACTGAAGGCTTGTTAAAAAATAAATACTACAAGTATTACAAGTTGGAATGTTTCTTTTTAGGGACTTAATCGATAAGTTTACTTTATGTTTCATTCTACATCCAATGACATTTATAACGTCTGGTGGATACCTTAGCTTTAAACTTTTTTAATTTAAAAATTGAATTTTCAAAGAACGTTCGTATGATACCTTTACATCTATTAATAGGGATAAAAGTAAAATGTCATCACTTTTTTTGAGTTTTTTTGCAACTTTTATTGATTTTCAATTACGATTTCTTGATTGAATTAGATAAAATGACTGAGCTGCCATACTATGAAATGTCACTAATTAAGCTGTGTATTCGATAGGTAAGAATAACAAACTATTTACTTTCAATAAATGGGTTTTACGAAAGAAATAAATTAATTCATATTAGTTCAATGCTTTTAAACCTTCCGTTATTTGCTCACGCAGTTTTTTATTGATATCCCTAAAAACCAAGAGCTTCTCTAAAGTACCGCCATTATTATCTTGGAAGGCTATTAAGAAAAAGGATAATTCCTGAATAAAAATTGGATCATCAGGATTTTTCACTACCATACGTTCATCTTTTTCTATAAGTGACAAGAATCTAACTAAACCGTTTCTGTCATTAAAAACTTTAAGGATTGTTACTTCGATATCAAGAATACTATTACTCATTTTTGGTTGTTCATAATCGTAATATCTCGAAATTTTGGTAGTCAGTTCATTATTTGAGAGCTGTAAACCTTTGGATTTTAAAATTTCATAGGCATTGTTAATAGGGAAATAGCGTTCAAATGTAAGTAGGTTTACCATATAATATTGTAAGGAATCGAAATCTTTAGTTTCAGAGTTGAGGGATTTTTGTAGGGCGTTGACCGCTGTCTTTGCCTTCATCCTTTGTGTTATAATTTCATCTACCAATACAGTATCTTCTTCAAGATTTTTTAATACTTCAGTCAGTACATAGCGTTCATCTTTTTTAGATTTCTTGTTTTCGTTCCAATTATTGATTTGTAAAGCGATTAATATCCCAATAACCACGAGGATGATTTCGCCTATTGCGTATAACAGATATTTTTTGGTCCTATTCTGGTTTACCATAGATTGACGAATATGTCTAAAGAATTTAATCATATTTTTTTCCACGATAGTGAAAATCTTTTTTAGCCTTTGTTTTTGTCGTTATTTTAATTCCAGATTAATTAGTTCTATAATAGTATGTATTTCTTTTTGCATGTCTTCTAATCTGTCAATAGTTTCGAGTTGAGACACACATTTCCAACGATGTATACCTTCATAAACTAAAATTAGTTCCTTCAAATTGTCCTCAATTTTTAAAAATTCTTTCATTTCAGGTTGATTTACCAGCCTTTTAGGTAGCGTTGTTGATCCTAACAATGGACTTAATTTTTGAGTTATATCCTGTTGTCCTTTACTAGTGTCTTCAAAACGTTTTATAGTAAGGTTTTGTAAACGTCTTAGATTCATTAGTTTATTTCTTATATGTGAAGGAATTAAGCCAACTTCACCACTGTTTTGAAGTGATTCGATAGTATTTGTATTGAATGCTAAAGGGGTTGATATTAAAGTTAGTTTAGAAATCTGTTCATAAGCTTTAATTGGAGTTAACCCTTCTCTATCGTAAGAACTGGTGTAATCGTTATATTGTTTTTGGTGATTGCTGAATTCTTTAATCGTATTTTCAGCAGAGACTATATCATTGTTCAAGTCGTCTAATAATTGCACGTAATAGTCTTGTGTCTTTGTTACTGACTTCTGGTTTTCATTCCAGTTGTTAATCTGTAGCGCAATGAGAATTCCAATAACCACGAGGATGATTTCGCCAATGGCGTATTTTAGGTACTTGCCTGTTTTTCCTGCTTCCATGAGGTTGTATCTTATTTTTCTGAAGAATTTAATTATATTTATGAATTAAATTTTGAGTTTGTTGTACTATACCTTTAGCCAATGAATCGAGACTTTTATAGTGCGTTATCATAATACCGTTCCAAAATAATTTTCCTTGGTATAGGTTTTCAAATTCAAGGTCTTTAATAACGCGGTTATAGCTATTATTGTGAAGTTTGGATTTTTTTCTTACTCCCATATTATTAAATTCATTTAGGTTCTGCATTGATATGTTTTTATATAAATATGGAATGAGTAGCGACTGTGCCTGATGGTCTTGGTTTTTAAAATCCTCGTCAGAATCTTCGAGCATTTGCAACCAAGTGTATAGGCTCTTTTTTAATCTTCTATCCTCTATTAGACCGAGCTTTCCTGAACTGATCAGTTCTTGTATAGTGCTATTTGCTGGATTGTAATTGCCATATTTTAGAGAGTGGCTTATGATACTGTCTAAATTATAATTTTCGAGATTTGGTTTAATTTCGTTTGTGACCTTTAAAATCTTAAGAACAGAGTTGTTTGCATTTTCTAAATCATGAATTCTTTTATTTAGCACTGCGCGATTATCGATAAATTCTTCTCGAAGTTCCATTAATTTATTTTCTGCTTCGGCTTGTCGTTTTTTACTTTCGTTCCAATTGTTAATCTGAAGTGCAATGAGAATACCAATGACTACCAAGATGATTTCGCCAATAGCATAGAGCAAATATTTTTTGGTTCTGTCTTGGTTGACCATGGTTTGTCTAATATGTCTAAAGAATTTTATCAATGTTATTTAATTGGTTTTTTGCCATTCTTTAAGGGTTTCCAATAGTTCAACACAGCTCTTATCAGCTAAACTCAAAATTTTTATTTGAACGAGATGTGATCTGGTAATACGCTTTAGCTGAAAACTAAAATCTTCATTGTCTCTAAGTTCATCTAATATTACATGGACATCTTCTTTAGAATAACCATTTATCTTATTGTTTATTAAGGCATTGTCTGTAAAATCCTTAAAACTATCAACAATTTCGTTTTCGAGGATTTCCTCGTGAATCTGCATTGGTATGGCATCCACAACTAATGGCAGATAACCATTCACGAGCTGGTTTTTATAATCTTCGTACCACCACTCTAAGGGATTACTATAATAGTCTCTTATGGCTGCG
Protein-coding sequences here:
- a CDS encoding DUF6090 family protein, which produces MIKFFRHIRQSMVNQNRTKKYLLYAIGEIILVVIGILIALQINNWNENKKSKKDERYVLTEVLKNLEEDTVLVDEIITQRMKAKTAVNALQKSLNSETKDFDSLQYYMVNLLTFERYFPINNAYEILKSKGLQLSNNELTTKISRYYDYEQPKMSNSILDIEVTILKVFNDRNGLVRFLSLIEKDERMVVKNPDDPIFIQELSFFLIAFQDNNGGTLEKLLVFRDINKKLREQITEGLKALN
- a CDS encoding DUF6090 family protein, which encodes MEAGKTGKYLKYAIGEIILVVIGILIALQINNWNENQKSVTKTQDYYVQLLDDLNNDIVSAENTIKEFSNHQKQYNDYTSSYDREGLTPIKAYEQISKLTLISTPLAFNTNTIESLQNSGEVGLIPSHIRNKLMNLRRLQNLTIKRFEDTSKGQQDITQKLSPLLGSTTLPKRLVNQPEMKEFLKIEDNLKELILVYEGIHRWKCVSQLETIDRLEDMQKEIHTIIELINLELK
- a CDS encoding alpha-2-macroglobulin family protein, which encodes MNIRQHLLLPFILLFAFSCKDTPIETDNIFKYRDYISYTTSGLVSVADPIKISLSDTVNGWEMDKTLPTELIKITPHVQGQLKAMNNHTLLFTPDENLEPAMEYTVNVSLGEIYKSIPKEFEDYTFQFKTITPSFNITTQNIQSYSKEWQYMFAQLRSADVISLANAKKLVSASQNSKSLSLVWNEANENSKFFEFKIDSINRLVEDSKIDIKWDGDAIKAETKGENFITIPGKNNFTIVNTEVVQSPEQFLSLNFSDPLVKQQNFAGLVSLQGIKNPKYIVDGNVLRVYPDTKLVGDIQVDVFKGIKNTDGFKLKKPFSEILTFEELKPEVRLISNGSILPNSKNLKFNFEAVNLSKVDVRIIKIFDDNVLQFLQDYNINSGDQYAIKKVGRRIAKETITLIQEENQNTGKWKAYSIDLSNYLKADPGAIYRVELSFKKSYSLYDCASNAETTTIEDDDYYDDYYGDDYLAAEELTEEEENLQEERYWDNLNYSYRNTNYRWRDRDNPCTDSYFNYGNRVVSQNLISSDLGVIAKQGSDNNYLFAVTNILTTSPESGTKITLYNYQQQELADGITNKEGIIKIDAKNRAAFAIATKGSNVSYVKLQDGNSLSLSKFDVSGSRLQRGLKGYIYAERGVWRPGDSLFLTFMLNDMANKLPKRHPVKLEITDPVGKLVYRKVSTNNLNNFYDFTVNTSTDYKTGNYNAKVSVGGATFSKSLKIETVKPNRLKIKIDFEDEILTNNKPLQGDLNVTWLHGAPAKNLKAEIKAKFTATNTSFKGYKDYVFNDPTRKFNSEETNVFEGNLDADGNAKINQKLNIGKNAPGMLTAQFLVRAFENGGDFSLDAFSMPYAPYESFVGLQSPKGNNYGSYFTDENHTFDIATVTAEGKPFQRENLEVKVYKVEWRWWWNSSYDDLASYVSSNYHRPVQTFSVNTDANGKANFKLKIPEDERGRYLIRVVDPVSGHATGRTAYFYKNWWSTNPSGDKEAAKMLVFSTDKENYNVGDTAKLTFPSGSEGRALVSIENGSEVLQHQWVKTVPGETTIDIPVTAEMAPNVFINISLLQPHAITSNDLPIRLYGVIPMMVEDPSTKLEPQISMPDVIRPEQSYEIKVSEKNNKAMTYTIAVVEEGLLDLTRFKTPNAWDSFYAREALGVKTWDIFDDVVGAYSGSIDQVFAIGGDGSATGGKNKKANRFKPVVTYLGPFLLDKGKTKTHQLKMPNYIGAVRAMVVAGNNATEAYGSTDKSVQVKQPLMVLATLPRKLSPGEKVTLPVTVFAMENKVKNVNLSLKLSDGITVKGESSQSLKFDKPDEKMVYFELDVTKAKGINTVEVIATGHGEKSIYKVEIDVENPNPFASKVIDHELEANAEQTINVTTFGVSGTNSATVEFSTLPPMDFTRRLQYLIRYPHGCLEQTTSGVFPQLYLADIFDLTAKKKKELQSNIESGIKRLGNFQQANGGMSYWMGENTANDWSTSYAGHFMIEAEKKGFVLPLTFKSNWIAYQKQAARNWRPSYRIYHSDLAQAYRLYTLALAGSPDLTSMNRLREFDEISNEAKWRLAAAYALAGQKEASDAISNTANIDFNPPKSNYYTYGSVDRNRAMALETMIITGNPKARDLAKSIAKDLSSDQWMSTQTTAYSLLAMGKMVIKNGGKDLKLTYSINGTSESIDTKNAIAQRSIPINDGINQLKVTNAKDNLVYVRVVSSGKLKLGEELAEQRGFTISTSYKDLQGNKLDVTKLQQGLDFVATVSISNLTRDYVHDVALTQIFPSGWDIVNTRFTAFGDTTVSQARYTDIRDDRVNFYFDMNPKGKHGTKTFTVLLNASYLGTYYLPGSQAEAMYDNDYLVRNKGEWITVEK
- a CDS encoding DUF6090 family protein, giving the protein MIKFFRHIRQTMVNQDRTKKYLLYAIGEIILVVIGILIALQINNWNESKKRQAEAENKLMELREEFIDNRAVLNKRIHDLENANNSVLKILKVTNEIKPNLENYNLDSIISHSLKYGNYNPANSTIQELISSGKLGLIEDRRLKKSLYTWLQMLEDSDEDFKNQDHQAQSLLIPYLYKNISMQNLNEFNNMGVRKKSKLHNNSYNRVIKDLEFENLYQGKLFWNGIMITHYKSLDSLAKGIVQQTQNLIHKYN